TTGCTGAACAGTCCCCAGCTTTTGATTCTGGATGAACCGACTAACGGCCTTGACCCTTTAGGGATTGAGGAACTTCGAGAGTTAATTCGCTCTTTTCCCTGCAAAGGGATTACAGTTATTTTGTCCAGCCATATTCTGTCGGAAGTCCAGCAGATTGCAGATCATGTGGGTATCATTGCTGGCGGCGTCCTTGGATATGAGGGAGAGCTTCGCGCCGGTGAAGATTTGGAACAACTCTTTATGGATGTTATTCGCAGAAATGGTAAGGAGGGATATTAAATGGAGATGGCATATATTCAGGCAGAGAACCTAAAGCATAAGAGAACTTTCACAAAAACGCTGATCGTTCTGGCCCCGTTTGTAACTGCGCTTATGAACTTTTTTGCCCCTCTTTGGTTCCAGCTCAATTCTTATAATTGGTGGTATATCCTGCTTTATCCTGGATTCCTTACGCTCACCTGTGCCTTGATTGAACAGCGGGATAATGGCAAACTAAAATATCGTGCCGTTGCTTCATTGCCTGTTTCGCAGAACAAAGTCTGGAAAGCAAAAATTGGAGTGGCCGGTATTTACTCCTGTGTGGGGAATTTCATTTTCCTGGCGCTAAATCTGTTGGGCGGTTTTGCAATATTAGTTATCAACGAAATTCCCCTGACAATCGGAATTTGGCAGGCTGCGGCCGGAACAGCTTGTATTGTCATTGCAAGCCTATGGGAAGTTCCGCTGTGCTTATGGTTATCAAAAAAAGTTGGTATCTTTGTCACGGTTATTCTTAATGCCGGACTTGGAAGCGTTTTAGGGATTTTCACGGCTACAACCTCTTTGTGGATGATCTGCCCGTATAGCTGGGTGCCGCATCTTATGATTTCCGTGTTAGGTATTTTGCCTAATGGTGAGCCGGTTGCAGATCAGAGTACGGCAATGGCATTTTGGATGATTATACTTGTATTGGTCATTTCGCTGGCCTGGTTTGCGGCGCTGTCATTTTTAACTGCAAGATGGTTTGAGAAAAAGGAGGTGGGGTAACTATGGTATCTGTGGTTCGCTGCTGGAAAGCAGAATATCAGAAGTGTAAACATAGCATTTTGCTCTATATGCACAGCATGATTCCGATTATATGTGCGGCGATTTTTGCGGGTTACTATCATATATCCAGATGGGAACTGGCAACCAAAATCAGTGCCTATCTGGAAGTGCTGGCCGTTGCGTTCCCGTTTCTGATCAGCATTATTGTGGGCCTGGTTGTTCAGATCGAAAATCAGGCCGGGCATTATCAGCTTTTGTTGGGAACAATCCCATCTCGCATGGCAACGTATATTGGTAAACTTGGTTTTCTGATGATCTGTGCTTTTGGCGCAACATTTTTAGCGTTAGGAACATTCGCTGCACTATATAGGGATGCTCCGGCAAGCCTTTACCTGAAAGCAGGGATTCTATTGTTGATTACCATGCTTCCCATTTACCTGATTCATTTGTTTGTGGGAATGAGCTTCGGAAAAGGTGCATCTATGGGATTGGGAATTGCAGGGAGTTTAATAGCTGCTCTTATGATAACAGGGCTTGGTGACGCTACATGGAAATATATTCCCTGGGCCTGGGGCGTTCGTGCTATGGATTACACTGTGCTTGCATGGGATAGCCCCCAACTGTATGCACAGGTAAAAACCGATTTTTTCAGCGGTATGATTATTTCTGTATGCTGCACTGTTTGTCTGCTGATTGCCAGTTTGGTTTGGTTTCATGGTTGGGAGGGAGGTAAAAACAGTGAATAAAAAGTGCCTGTTTGCCGTGGTAATTGTGCTTGTAAGTCTTATATGCTTATCGGCCTGCGGTGCGCTCCGCGATACCGCCGATAAAAATAAGGCGTTAAATGAATCTCTGCCGTATTATGAGCTGAACGCCGCAAACTATGATGAAATTTCATATAACGGCCTGACATATACCATAACGGATGAATGTCTTGAAATGTCAGAACTGCAAGAAGAAATCGGGCAGGTATCGAAACGCTTCAAAAATGTGGCGGGGGAAGATTTCAGTTTCGGCTACGTTTACAGTATTGTGGATGTGGATATAAGCAATGCCGTAGCTGTAAATATCAACAATGAATATCGGAAAGCTGGCATTAAAAATAATGATGAGTAACCTCGACAATGTGGTATAATGGGGCGGGAGGTGATTTTTTGACCCACTTACTTGTAGTTGACGATGAAGTTTCTATCTTGGAATTGATTAAGAACAGTTTGGGGAAAGATGGATATTTGATAACAGTCTGTCAAAATGCGGATGATGTAGACATCAAAAAGCTGCATTTCTATGACCTCATTCTTTTGGATGTGATGATGCCTGGCACAGACGGGTTTGAGTTTTGCAAACAGATCAGGAATATGGTAGACTGCCCGATTCTCTTTCTGACCGCAAAGACATTAGAGGAAGATATATTGTTTGGATTGGGCATCGGTGCGGATGATTATATTACGAAACCTTTTCGTATTCAGGAGCTTCGCGCCCGTGTCGCGGCACATTTACGCAGAGAAAAAAGGGAGCATCACAGCACACTTTCATTTGAGCCTGATATAAGATTTGACCTTTCCGCAAAGGTACTGTATGTTTCAGAACAGCCGGTTCCCCTTACCAAAAGCGAGTATTCAATCTGTGAATACCTTGCGAAAAACCGGGG
The sequence above is drawn from the Anaerostipes hadrus ATCC 29173 = JCM 17467 genome and encodes:
- a CDS encoding NisI/SpaI family lantibiotic immunity lipoprotein; translation: MNKKCLFAVVIVLVSLICLSACGALRDTADKNKALNESLPYYELNAANYDEISYNGLTYTITDECLEMSELQEEIGQVSKRFKNVAGEDFSFGYVYSIVDVDISNAVAVNINNEYRKAGIKNNDE
- a CDS encoding lantibiotic immunity ABC transporter MutG family permease subunit translates to MVSVVRCWKAEYQKCKHSILLYMHSMIPIICAAIFAGYYHISRWELATKISAYLEVLAVAFPFLISIIVGLVVQIENQAGHYQLLLGTIPSRMATYIGKLGFLMICAFGATFLALGTFAALYRDAPASLYLKAGILLLITMLPIYLIHLFVGMSFGKGASMGLGIAGSLIAALMITGLGDATWKYIPWAWGVRAMDYTVLAWDSPQLYAQVKTDFFSGMIISVCCTVCLLIASLVWFHGWEGGKNSE
- a CDS encoding response regulator transcription factor; translation: MTHLLVVDDEVSILELIKNSLGKDGYLITVCQNADDVDIKKLHFYDLILLDVMMPGTDGFEFCKQIRNMVDCPILFLTAKTLEEDILFGLGIGADDYITKPFRIQELRARVAAHLRREKREHHSTLSFEPDIRFDLSAKVLYVSEQPVPLTKSEYSICEYLAKNRGQVFTKEQIYEAVFGFDGIGDNSTISTHIKNIRAKLEHFKISPISTVWGIGYKWE
- a CDS encoding lantibiotic immunity ABC transporter MutE/EpiE family permease subunit; the encoded protein is MEMAYIQAENLKHKRTFTKTLIVLAPFVTALMNFFAPLWFQLNSYNWWYILLYPGFLTLTCALIEQRDNGKLKYRAVASLPVSQNKVWKAKIGVAGIYSCVGNFIFLALNLLGGFAILVINEIPLTIGIWQAAAGTACIVIASLWEVPLCLWLSKKVGIFVTVILNAGLGSVLGIFTATTSLWMICPYSWVPHLMISVLGILPNGEPVADQSTAMAFWMIILVLVISLAWFAALSFLTARWFEKKEVG